A region from the Arcanobacterium buesumense genome encodes:
- the ftsY gene encoding signal recognition particle-docking protein FtsY codes for METTTLIILVLAILGLVILGGAVSYIKKRHTRQLPPATRLVLPDAEDDDVVPTPQTIGEDVAETVPDLLDAEVTPSLDVPESVPSRLQRLRARLAQSGTMGKALVSILSRGDLSASDWEELEETLLMADVGLDATMEILDNLRTAVKVTGPQANVRELLRAELLSAVNVDMDRSLNLAGQPATILMVGVNGTGKTTTTGKLARLLIAEDRSVVLGAADTFRAAAADQLATWGERVGVDVVRSDREGADPASVAFEAVKQGADDGVDVVIVDTAGRLQNKAGLMDELGKIKRVMEKTVPTGEVLLVLDATTGQNGLRQAEVFAEAAGITGIVLSKLDGTAKGGIVISVQRALGVPVKFVGLGEGADDFAPFDPENFVDSLLS; via the coding sequence GTGGAAACAACAACTCTCATCATTCTTGTCCTAGCAATCCTCGGCCTCGTTATTCTCGGCGGTGCCGTCAGCTATATTAAAAAGCGTCATACGCGCCAACTTCCGCCAGCTACGCGCTTAGTGCTTCCAGATGCGGAAGATGACGACGTCGTACCAACCCCACAAACTATTGGGGAGGACGTTGCCGAAACGGTACCCGATCTTCTTGATGCTGAGGTAACGCCGTCGCTCGACGTACCTGAATCAGTTCCGTCACGGCTTCAGCGACTGCGCGCTCGTCTCGCTCAGTCTGGCACTATGGGTAAAGCCCTGGTGAGTATTCTTTCGCGCGGTGACCTATCTGCAAGTGACTGGGAAGAACTTGAAGAAACCTTGCTGATGGCAGACGTGGGCTTAGATGCCACTATGGAGATTCTCGATAACCTTCGTACCGCTGTTAAAGTTACTGGTCCGCAAGCTAACGTGCGGGAATTGTTGCGTGCGGAGCTATTATCTGCAGTCAATGTGGATATGGATCGGTCGCTAAACTTAGCTGGCCAGCCGGCAACAATTCTCATGGTGGGTGTGAACGGGACTGGTAAAACAACAACGACTGGCAAATTAGCCCGTCTTCTTATTGCCGAGGACCGTAGTGTCGTATTAGGTGCGGCAGATACTTTCCGTGCTGCTGCCGCCGATCAGCTTGCTACATGGGGAGAACGTGTAGGTGTTGACGTTGTACGATCTGATCGAGAAGGTGCTGACCCGGCGTCGGTCGCTTTCGAAGCTGTCAAGCAAGGCGCTGATGACGGCGTCGACGTCGTCATTGTTGATACCGCTGGTCGTCTCCAAAATAAAGCTGGTTTAATGGATGAGCTGGGCAAAATTAAGCGCGTGATGGAAAAAACTGTGCCAACCGGTGAAGTTTTGCTTGTCTTGGATGCAACTACTGGCCAAAACGGGTTGCGCCAGGCTGAGGTTTTTGCGGAAGCTGCTGGTATTACTGGTATTGTTTTGTCTAAACTTGATGGCACTGCAAAGGGAGGAATCGTGATTTCTGTTCAACGTGCCTTAGGCGTGCCGGTCAAGTTTGTCGGACTAGGTGAGGGCGCGGATGATTTTGCCCCATTTGATCCGGAAAACTTTGTTGATTCACTATTGTCCTAA
- the ffh gene encoding signal recognition particle protein, with protein MFNSLSDRITGSLRNLRKRGRLSEQDVEEVISDIRRALLDADVALPVVRTFTAAVREKAVGAVASQALNPAQQVVKIVNEELISVLGGESRELNWAQGGRPTVIMLAGLQGAGKTTLAGKLGQWLRENGKRALLVASDLQRPNAVQQLSVIAGQAGVDVWAPEPGNGIGDPVQVARSGVAHAQENGFDVVVVDTAGRLGIDEEMMAQARDIRDAVSPDEVLFVLDAMIGQDAVTTSLAFRDGVGFTGVVLSKLDGDARGGAALSVRGVTGQPVLFASTGEKLDAFERFHADRMASRILDMGDILTLIEQAERTWNEEEAADLAAKMAGGDFTLDDFLAQLNQMRKMGSMKKLMGMLPGMGQFREAIESFDEREIDRQEAIVLSMTKKERANPKILNGSRRLRIAKGSGTSVPEVNSLMERFEQAKKMMTQMARGGGVPGMPGMPAIPGMPGGGYTKKQNKKAKKKSGSKKGRSGNPAKRRQQELEAARKRAEAGSSFGGGATSQPDVNIDDLKKFLR; from the coding sequence ATGTTTAACTCCCTCTCCGATCGTATTACTGGTTCGTTACGCAATCTGCGTAAGCGTGGCCGGTTATCTGAGCAGGACGTCGAGGAAGTTATTTCTGACATTCGCCGTGCATTGCTTGATGCTGACGTAGCCTTACCAGTGGTTCGTACGTTTACTGCTGCCGTGCGCGAAAAAGCAGTAGGCGCGGTAGCTTCTCAGGCGTTGAATCCTGCTCAGCAGGTTGTCAAGATTGTTAACGAAGAACTGATCTCCGTACTGGGTGGCGAGTCCCGGGAATTAAACTGGGCACAAGGCGGGCGGCCAACCGTTATTATGCTCGCCGGTTTGCAAGGTGCAGGTAAAACTACCCTCGCTGGTAAACTTGGCCAGTGGTTGCGAGAAAACGGCAAACGTGCACTTCTTGTTGCTTCTGATTTACAGCGCCCGAATGCTGTCCAACAGTTATCGGTGATAGCTGGACAAGCTGGGGTAGATGTGTGGGCGCCAGAGCCTGGTAACGGTATTGGTGACCCGGTGCAAGTTGCTCGATCAGGTGTGGCGCATGCCCAAGAAAACGGCTTCGATGTAGTCGTGGTCGATACCGCGGGTCGTTTGGGTATCGATGAAGAAATGATGGCGCAAGCTCGCGATATTCGTGATGCTGTTTCGCCAGATGAAGTTTTGTTCGTGTTGGATGCGATGATCGGCCAAGACGCTGTGACGACGTCCTTGGCGTTCCGTGATGGCGTTGGATTTACTGGCGTTGTCCTTTCTAAGCTCGACGGCGATGCGCGTGGTGGTGCCGCATTGTCGGTACGTGGCGTTACCGGGCAACCAGTACTCTTTGCCTCCACGGGCGAAAAACTTGATGCTTTTGAGCGCTTCCATGCTGATCGGATGGCGTCGCGTATTCTTGATATGGGTGATATCCTCACCCTTATTGAACAGGCGGAGCGCACCTGGAACGAAGAAGAAGCCGCTGATTTAGCGGCTAAGATGGCCGGTGGCGATTTTACTCTTGACGATTTCCTTGCCCAACTTAACCAGATGCGCAAAATGGGTTCAATGAAGAAACTCATGGGAATGTTGCCTGGCATGGGACAGTTCCGGGAAGCTATTGAGAGTTTCGATGAACGCGAAATAGACCGTCAAGAAGCCATCGTGTTATCTATGACGAAAAAAGAGCGAGCTAATCCTAAGATTCTTAATGGCTCGCGTCGTTTACGTATTGCTAAAGGCTCGGGAACAAGCGTCCCAGAGGTCAATTCTTTGATGGAGCGTTTCGAGCAGGCCAAGAAGATGATGACGCAGATGGCGCGCGGTGGAGGTGTACCAGGTATGCCAGGAATGCCAGCGATCCCAGGTATGCCTGGCGGAGGATACACCAAGAAGCAAAATAAGAAAGCTAAGAAGAAGAGTGGCTCGAAGAAAGGCCGGTCGGGTAACCCAGCTAAGCGCCGGCAACAAGAACTTGAAGCCGCACGTAAGCGTGCTGAAGCTGGAAGTTCTTTTGGTGGGGGAGCTACTTCCCAACCCGATGTCAACATTGACGATTTAAAGAAATTCTTACGATAG
- a CDS encoding amidohydrolase family protein produces MANYRLTGTLRGTVRAEAWIVDGVIAYRPPQGRVINIRGFIYPGLLDAHTHPGLNRDGNLLPHQEVRRRLEALRSWGVTAVRDSGGQQNPGDDRSDGLPRIIHCGQHISRPRRYTRHLAVEVEPEDLVAQALNEYEKSDGWIKIVGDWIDREAGDNLPVWPRQALVEAVAAVHERGGKVTVHSFCTETIDDLLEARVDGIEHGTGMSAEHLQEAAHRGILITPTVHQIRRFPEFAHAGARFPKYVQRMLGMDARRREHLELMIESGVAMLMGTDTAENVTEVAMPHELIDAVEDGFSPKLAMANASYDGRRRLGFPTWEEGMPADFVVYGNDPEVGIRQTLTPASVFIDGIRFPGKN; encoded by the coding sequence ATGGCGAATTATCGGCTCACTGGCACTTTGCGGGGAACTGTTCGCGCTGAGGCGTGGATTGTGGATGGGGTGATAGCATATCGTCCGCCACAAGGGCGAGTCATTAATATTCGGGGTTTTATTTATCCAGGGCTTCTTGACGCCCACACCCATCCGGGTCTGAACCGAGATGGTAACCTGTTGCCACACCAAGAGGTCCGCAGGCGGTTAGAAGCTTTGCGTAGTTGGGGTGTTACTGCGGTACGCGACAGCGGCGGCCAACAAAACCCGGGCGATGACCGCTCCGATGGGCTTCCCCGTATTATTCACTGTGGGCAACATATTTCGCGTCCACGCCGCTACACCCGGCATTTGGCGGTAGAAGTCGAACCTGAAGATCTGGTTGCGCAAGCATTGAACGAATACGAAAAATCTGATGGGTGGATCAAAATCGTTGGCGATTGGATCGATCGTGAAGCAGGAGACAACCTTCCGGTGTGGCCACGCCAAGCACTCGTTGAGGCAGTCGCTGCTGTGCATGAACGTGGCGGAAAAGTGACTGTGCATTCGTTTTGCACTGAAACCATCGACGATCTACTCGAAGCGCGAGTTGATGGTATCGAGCACGGCACCGGAATGAGCGCCGAACATCTACAAGAAGCTGCACATCGCGGAATTCTGATCACTCCTACTGTTCATCAGATCCGCCGATTCCCAGAATTTGCGCATGCCGGGGCGCGTTTCCCGAAGTACGTGCAGCGAATGTTGGGCATGGACGCCCGCCGCCGCGAACATCTTGAACTGATGATTGAATCTGGTGTTGCGATGCTGATGGGAACAGACACAGCGGAAAATGTCACTGAGGTCGCTATGCCACATGAGCTTATTGATGCAGTTGAAGACGGTTTTTCACCAAAGCTCGCCATGGCAAACGCGAGCTATGATGGCCGGCGCCGGCTCGGATTCCCCACCTGGGAAGAAGGAATGCCAGCCGACTTCGTCGTCTACGGCAACGATCCAGAAGTCGGCATTCGGCAAACTCTCACCCCAGCATCAGTCTTCATTGACGGTATTCGGTTCCCAGGGAAGAATTGA
- a CDS encoding cation diffusion facilitator family transporter, translating to MHSSSRSPRNISTYAWLSVVAAIATIALKYTAYEITGSVSLLSDAMESVVNLVAAIVAVISLKLAAQPANARYTFGRAKAEYFSAALEGAMIFGAAALIIFSAIGRILHPAPVESIGLGILVSLVAGLINLATGLVLFRAGRRYHSPSLTADAHHLFTDIVTSLGVIIGVGLVALTHWVYLDPIVAIIVALNIIYVGIGLMRDALAGLMDVALPDSENQTIVAILAAHSHPRMIAFHGLQTRVSGHQRFIKFDALVPDSWTVKKGHDFAEMLVTQIKEALDDAVVTVHVEPINDPESYKDIPQGFIPLED from the coding sequence ATGCATTCATCATCTCGTTCACCGCGCAATATCTCCACGTATGCTTGGCTTTCTGTGGTGGCCGCAATCGCAACCATTGCACTAAAGTATACCGCCTACGAAATCACCGGTTCCGTATCGCTACTTTCGGACGCAATGGAGTCTGTGGTGAACCTGGTAGCAGCAATCGTAGCTGTCATTTCACTCAAACTGGCCGCGCAACCTGCTAACGCACGCTACACATTTGGCCGCGCGAAAGCCGAGTACTTCTCGGCAGCTTTGGAAGGGGCGATGATCTTCGGGGCGGCCGCGTTAATTATCTTCTCTGCTATCGGCCGGATTTTACACCCGGCTCCAGTGGAGTCGATCGGGTTAGGTATTCTCGTCTCTCTCGTCGCCGGACTGATTAACCTCGCAACCGGATTGGTATTGTTCCGCGCAGGCAGACGCTACCACTCCCCGTCGTTAACTGCCGATGCGCATCACCTCTTCACCGATATCGTCACTTCTCTAGGAGTTATTATCGGTGTTGGTTTAGTGGCGCTGACGCATTGGGTCTATCTCGATCCTATCGTTGCTATTATCGTGGCGCTCAACATTATCTACGTGGGCATTGGGCTGATGCGCGACGCCTTAGCTGGACTGATGGATGTGGCGTTGCCAGATAGTGAGAATCAGACGATCGTGGCGATTCTCGCGGCGCATTCGCATCCGCGAATGATCGCCTTTCACGGGTTACAGACTCGCGTTTCTGGCCATCAGCGATTCATTAAGTTCGACGCCTTGGTTCCTGATTCCTGGACGGTGAAGAAGGGTCACGACTTTGCCGAGATGCTCGTTACCCAAATCAAAGAGGCGCTTGACGACGCCGTCGTGACCGTCCACGTCGAACCGATTAACGATCCGGAATCATATAAAGATATTCCGCAGGGCTTCATTCCGTTAGAAGATTAA
- the rpsP gene encoding 30S ribosomal protein S16, whose translation MAVKIRLKRMGKIREAQYRVVVVDSRKKRDGRVIEEIGFYNPHTQPSTIDINSERAQYWISVGAQPSEPVLAQLKITGDWQAAKGLEGGSTLKTVEKVDADKAREEAIKAVQDEAEKRRAAKAKAREEAEAKAAAEAAEAEAPAEETEEA comes from the coding sequence GTGGCAGTCAAGATTCGTTTAAAGCGCATGGGTAAGATCCGTGAAGCGCAATACCGTGTTGTTGTCGTCGATTCGCGTAAGAAGCGCGATGGTCGCGTCATCGAAGAGATCGGTTTCTACAATCCACATACTCAACCTTCTACCATCGATATCAATTCTGAGCGTGCTCAGTATTGGATCAGCGTTGGTGCACAGCCATCCGAGCCAGTACTTGCTCAGTTGAAGATCACCGGTGATTGGCAGGCCGCCAAGGGTCTCGAAGGTGGCTCCACCTTAAAGACTGTTGAAAAGGTTGATGCTGACAAGGCTCGCGAAGAAGCTATTAAGGCCGTTCAGGACGAAGCTGAAAAGCGTCGTGCTGCGAAGGCTAAAGCTCGTGAAGAAGCCGAAGCTAAGGCTGCTGCGGAAGCCGCTGAAGCTGAAGCACCAGCTGAAGAGACTGAGGAAGCCTGA
- a CDS encoding RNA-binding protein codes for MLAEALEHLVRGIVDNPEDVEVSSRTNRRGELLEVRVNPEDLGRVIGRNGRTAKALRSVMSALATNGSVRVDVIETDR; via the coding sequence ATGCTAGCCGAAGCCTTGGAACACCTCGTCCGTGGAATCGTGGACAACCCCGAAGATGTCGAGGTTTCATCCCGAACCAACCGCCGTGGCGAGCTTCTTGAAGTTCGCGTAAATCCGGAGGACTTGGGCCGCGTGATTGGTCGTAACGGCCGCACGGCCAAGGCGTTGCGTTCTGTGATGAGCGCACTGGCAACAAACGGTTCCGTTCGCGTTGATGTGATCGAAACAGATCGCTGA
- the rimM gene encoding ribosome maturation factor RimM (Essential for efficient processing of 16S rRNA) codes for MLVTVAIIGSARGLKGEVKLNVRTDSPERRLVVGAMYETDPAELGPVTISSVRTYKGSTFVTFAEYADRSGAEALRDTKLVIETDEDDIEDDAWYPHELIGLEALDPEGYELGEVTGLEPGPAHDYLLVREPDGIITRVPFVKAIVTEVDIDDNCVIIDAPVGLFSDADLEID; via the coding sequence ATGCTTGTGACAGTCGCTATCATCGGTTCCGCTCGTGGACTAAAAGGAGAAGTGAAGCTTAACGTTCGTACCGATTCCCCGGAGCGGCGCCTCGTCGTCGGAGCTATGTACGAAACCGATCCAGCGGAGCTTGGCCCAGTAACTATCTCATCGGTACGTACCTACAAAGGATCAACTTTCGTCACTTTTGCCGAGTATGCTGATCGCAGTGGTGCTGAAGCATTGCGCGATACCAAACTCGTTATTGAAACTGATGAAGATGATATTGAAGACGACGCATGGTATCCGCATGAACTTATTGGCTTAGAAGCCCTTGATCCGGAAGGGTACGAATTAGGCGAAGTTACTGGACTAGAGCCAGGCCCAGCCCATGACTATCTTCTTGTGCGCGAACCAGATGGCATTATTACCCGCGTCCCATTCGTTAAAGCAATCGTCACTGAGGTAGATATTGACGATAACTGCGTGATCATTGACGCTCCGGTAGGACTTTTCTCTGACGCTGACTTGGAGATTGACTAA
- the trmD gene encoding tRNA (guanosine(37)-N1)-methyltransferase TrmD, which yields MRIDIMTVFPEFFGVLDVSLVGKARRRGLIDIAVHDVRDWTTDIHRTVDDTPFGGGAGMVMKPDVWGHAIDDVRAQADISQTCVLAIPTPSGEPLTQARCYELAKADHLIIACGRYEGIDSRVAQYYASQPNVVVYEYSLGDYVLNGGEVAATALIEAVGRLVPGMVGNPESLVEESHGQAGLLEYPVYTRPANFRGMTVPEVLTSGNHQAVARWRRNQALERTVQRRPDMIARLTNLDKKDTAFLAQYGWIRPKKSDQPVRKVTVRRADNNDVNSLVSLAAQTFPDACPASLDQQAIAQHISENFTAEHISSWLTNSDYIVTVAQLAGELIGYSVVVTNPDLVSDSGAPDNANCAYLSKFYLSRPWRGSGLYELLMAATLQATQNNTVEHRLSHIWVGTHETNKRAINAYKKAGFIRFGRRTFRVGDVDNTDVTLVRELNLAE from the coding sequence ATGCGGATTGACATTATGACCGTCTTCCCGGAATTCTTCGGTGTTTTGGACGTCTCCTTGGTAGGGAAAGCCCGCCGTCGTGGCCTTATTGATATTGCAGTCCATGACGTACGGGACTGGACAACTGATATTCACCGCACTGTGGATGACACTCCATTTGGTGGTGGAGCTGGCATGGTGATGAAACCGGATGTGTGGGGACACGCTATTGATGATGTTCGTGCCCAAGCAGATATCTCACAAACCTGTGTGCTAGCTATTCCTACTCCTTCTGGTGAACCCTTAACGCAGGCTCGATGCTATGAATTAGCCAAGGCAGATCATCTCATTATTGCCTGTGGCCGATATGAAGGGATTGACTCGCGAGTAGCGCAATATTACGCTAGCCAACCTAACGTCGTCGTCTACGAATATTCTTTAGGTGACTACGTATTAAACGGTGGAGAAGTAGCCGCAACTGCGTTAATCGAAGCGGTGGGCCGCCTGGTGCCAGGTATGGTTGGCAATCCAGAATCGCTCGTAGAAGAATCGCATGGGCAAGCAGGCTTACTTGAATATCCAGTTTATACTCGGCCAGCTAACTTCCGCGGAATGACGGTACCTGAGGTACTCACATCAGGCAATCATCAAGCGGTTGCTCGGTGGCGTCGAAATCAAGCATTGGAACGAACCGTGCAACGCCGGCCAGATATGATTGCGCGCCTGACCAATTTAGATAAAAAAGATACTGCATTTTTAGCTCAATACGGGTGGATACGTCCGAAAAAATCAGACCAGCCAGTACGAAAAGTAACAGTGCGTCGGGCCGATAATAACGACGTTAATTCGCTGGTAAGCCTAGCTGCCCAAACATTCCCAGATGCGTGCCCAGCTAGTCTTGACCAACAAGCGATTGCACAACATATCTCAGAAAATTTCACTGCCGAACATATCAGTTCTTGGCTAACCAACTCGGACTATATCGTCACTGTTGCCCAACTTGCAGGAGAACTTATTGGTTACAGTGTCGTTGTCACTAATCCAGATCTGGTTTCGGATTCTGGCGCGCCAGATAATGCAAATTGCGCCTACCTGTCTAAATTCTATCTTTCTCGACCTTGGCGAGGTTCGGGGCTTTATGAGCTACTGATGGCAGCAACACTACAAGCTACCCAGAATAACACCGTTGAACATCGACTAAGCCATATCTGGGTGGGAACCCACGAAACGAATAAGCGAGCTATTAACGCATATAAGAAAGCTGGTTTTATTCGCTTTGGACGACGAACTTTCCGAGTGGGTGACGTGGATAATACCGATGTCACTTTAGTGCGAGAGCTAAATCTGGCAGAATAA
- the rplS gene encoding 50S ribosomal protein L19 — protein sequence MDFLKKITESQLTERPDFRAGDTVKVNVKVVEGNRHRIQVFQGLVIARKGGNGVNGTFTVRKSSFGVGVERTFPLHSPNVDSIEVVTRGDVRRAKLYYLRDLHGKAAKIKEKRADAR from the coding sequence ATGGATTTTCTAAAGAAGATTACTGAATCCCAGCTCACTGAGCGCCCAGACTTCCGCGCTGGCGATACCGTTAAAGTCAACGTCAAGGTTGTCGAAGGTAACCGTCACCGTATCCAGGTCTTCCAGGGTCTGGTTATTGCTCGCAAGGGTGGCAATGGCGTCAACGGTACTTTTACCGTTCGTAAGTCCTCCTTCGGCGTAGGTGTGGAGCGTACCTTCCCACTTCACTCGCCAAATGTTGACTCTATTGAAGTCGTCACCCGTGGTGATGTGCGTCGGGCTAAGCTGTACTACTTGCGTGATTTGCATGGTAAGGCAGCTAAGATCAAGGAAAAGCGCGCTGACGCTCGCTGA
- the lepB gene encoding signal peptidase I: MSSENDGDFEAERYAPAPEVMPPSYEPQSLEEARAQRLHIVVPQSSAPTVSLGRRVISSLLEISTIVAVALLFSVLLKTFFVQAFEIPSGSMEDTIIIDDRVVVNKLADTADELNRGDIIVFLDPGNWLANVDVPQASGIRAGLQKVGEAIGLVPKNVGSHLIKRLIGLPGDHVACCDDKGRVTVNGVGIDETYIKPGVAPSDEAFDVRVPRGHVWVMGDNRSDSSDSRYHQRVEGSGFVPVRNIEGRAWLRILPVSRFGTLPDASEVFEGVPDPQR; the protein is encoded by the coding sequence ATGTCATCGGAAAACGATGGAGATTTTGAGGCCGAGCGGTATGCGCCGGCTCCTGAAGTGATGCCGCCATCCTATGAACCGCAATCTCTAGAAGAAGCACGTGCGCAACGGTTGCATATTGTTGTGCCGCAAAGTAGCGCGCCGACTGTATCACTAGGCCGTAGAGTCATTTCCTCACTGCTGGAAATCAGTACTATCGTGGCCGTGGCTTTGTTGTTTTCTGTTTTGCTGAAAACATTTTTTGTGCAAGCCTTTGAGATTCCTTCCGGTTCCATGGAAGATACGATCATTATTGATGATCGTGTGGTAGTCAATAAGCTCGCCGATACTGCTGATGAACTCAACCGGGGCGATATTATTGTTTTCCTAGATCCTGGCAACTGGTTGGCAAATGTTGATGTTCCGCAAGCATCGGGTATAAGAGCCGGATTGCAAAAAGTCGGCGAAGCCATTGGCTTGGTTCCTAAAAATGTTGGTAGTCATTTAATCAAACGTCTGATCGGCTTACCTGGGGATCATGTGGCATGTTGTGACGATAAGGGACGGGTTACAGTTAACGGAGTCGGTATTGATGAAACCTATATTAAGCCAGGGGTAGCTCCGTCTGATGAAGCATTTGACGTAAGAGTGCCACGCGGCCATGTCTGGGTCATGGGCGATAACCGTTCCGATTCTTCTGATTCTCGCTATCATCAGCGCGTGGAAGGGTCCGGTTTCGTTCCAGTGCGAAATATTGAGGGACGAGCATGGTTACGGATCCTACCAGTTTCCCGGTTTGGTACATTGCCTGATGCTTCGGAAGTTTTTGAGGGTGTTCCCGATCCGCAACGGTGA
- a CDS encoding ribonuclease HII, with the protein MLRPDRQVERELLATIAPGTYVAGVDEVGRGALAGPASVGIALVGMETSDDFPDNLRDSKLLSPAARQALVEPVRAWVSASAVGHADAEDVNEYGIIGALRIAAKNALLQLTDFPIGAVLLDGSHDWWSSDGLFDPGASLPHFPVRMEVKGDARCAVIAGASVLAKVERDEIMIAAAEQFPGYGLERNKGYASKEHIAGLGARGASRFHRTAWKLPGIK; encoded by the coding sequence GTGTTACGTCCAGACCGCCAAGTAGAACGAGAGTTACTTGCTACCATTGCCCCCGGTACTTATGTGGCTGGGGTAGATGAAGTAGGCCGAGGAGCACTTGCGGGGCCAGCTAGTGTGGGTATCGCATTGGTTGGCATGGAAACAAGCGATGATTTTCCAGATAATTTACGTGATTCGAAACTGCTTTCACCTGCTGCTCGGCAGGCGTTAGTTGAGCCAGTTCGTGCCTGGGTGAGCGCATCGGCTGTTGGCCATGCGGATGCTGAAGACGTTAACGAATATGGAATTATTGGGGCGTTGCGAATTGCGGCTAAGAATGCGTTACTGCAGCTTACCGATTTCCCGATTGGCGCAGTGTTATTGGATGGTAGCCACGATTGGTGGAGTTCAGATGGACTTTTTGATCCGGGTGCATCTTTACCGCACTTTCCGGTGCGGATGGAAGTTAAAGGAGATGCGCGCTGTGCTGTGATTGCGGGGGCGAGTGTATTGGCTAAAGTTGAGCGTGACGAGATCATGATTGCGGCTGCAGAACAATTTCCTGGTTATGGTTTGGAACGCAATAAAGGTTATGCCTCGAAAGAACATATTGCTGGACTGGGCGCACGGGGTGCTTCGCGTTTTCATCGTACGGCGTGGAAATTACCTGGGATAAAATAG
- a CDS encoding DUF2469 domain-containing protein, translating into MSELENYESDAELALYREYREVVNLFRFVVETERRFYLANDVDVKVRASAGGDIFFEVMLKDAWVWDIYRPSRFIREARVVTFKDVNVEELNKPDITHELEM; encoded by the coding sequence ATGAGTGAGTTAGAAAATTACGAGTCAGATGCCGAACTCGCGTTATATCGGGAGTATCGGGAGGTTGTTAATCTATTCCGTTTTGTGGTGGAAACTGAACGGCGCTTTTATCTTGCTAATGATGTTGATGTTAAAGTACGTGCATCTGCCGGCGGCGATATTTTTTTTGAAGTTATGCTGAAGGATGCGTGGGTGTGGGATATTTACCGTCCGTCGCGTTTTATTCGGGAAGCTCGTGTGGTGACGTTCAAGGATGTGAACGTTGAGGAATTAAATAAGCCGGATATCACTCACGAACTTGAGATGTAG
- a CDS encoding YraN family protein yields the protein MKTKQKTQALGIWGEETAARYLQSFGWTILDRNWRCSRGELDIVAFDPYRDALVAVEVKTRRSLRQGLPQEAVTPAKLERIRLAFRQWRSAQHRRATHIAIDVLALTVETYDNFRINHIRDAL from the coding sequence ATGAAAACAAAACAGAAAACTCAGGCCCTTGGTATATGGGGTGAAGAAACTGCTGCACGCTATCTGCAATCTTTTGGGTGGACAATTCTTGATCGTAACTGGCGATGTTCGCGCGGAGAATTAGATATTGTGGCATTCGATCCGTATCGTGATGCACTCGTTGCAGTTGAGGTTAAAACTCGGCGTTCGCTTCGTCAAGGCTTGCCACAGGAAGCCGTCACGCCAGCTAAACTTGAGCGAATCCGGCTAGCATTTAGGCAATGGCGCAGTGCACAGCATCGGCGTGCCACCCATATTGCCATTGATGTCCTTGCGTTGACGGTTGAAACATATGACAACTTTCGAATTAACCATATTCGAGATGCGCTATGA